The window ACAATCAGCATCCTTGCCCGAAGACGAAGAGCTCGCGATGTTAGAACAACTGTTTGCTGCCGAACGAATTCGGCAAACGCCCCGCTAGGACAACCCTTCCAAGGCCACCACTTATAGGAGCCTCGACACCCGACCCAACTGAAGCGTTCGCGATTCATGATGAATCGCATTTGAAAAGATTTCAAACACGACATTCACAGTCATTGTTGAACTGAATCACGTGATTCAGGTTCCCGCAAACACCAACATGACTGACCGTTCCATGAAGGAACGTGACCCATAACAGGAGGTTTTTCCGATGCAATTGATGGACCAAGATCTTTCGCAACTCATCGCCCGCGGAACCAAGGACGGTTTCCTCACCTACGATGAAGTCAACGCATACCTGCCCGATGAAGATGTCAACCCAGAGAAGCTCAACTCGCTTTTGTTGGCCCTGGAAAATCGTGGCATCCAACTGATTGAAGCCTCGGAAAAGAAGGCTCGCGACGCCGCTGCACGTCGCCCGTCCCCAAACGTTCGCGGACTGCGTTCGGTCGACATGACTGCCGACGAAGAATCGCCCGAACAAATCTTGGCAAACGAAGCCGCGTCGCAAAGCTTCTCTTCGGCTGACATGCCAAAGGCCAGCGAAGATCCCATTCGCATGTACCTCAGCCAGATGGCCGAGATCCCATTGCTGTCTCGCGAAGAAGAGATCGCACTGGCAAAGAAGATCGAAATCACTCGCAAGCAATACCGTCGCTCGCTGTTGGAAACCGACTACGCTTTGCGAGCCACCGTCGACACTCTGCAAAAAGTCCACTCGGGCGAACTTCCCTTCGACCGCACAATCAAAGTCTCGCTTACCGAGCGATTGACCAAGGAACAAATTTCCCAGCGAATGCCGCACAACCTGCGAACGCTGAATGATTTGATCGCCAAGAACAAAGCCGACTTTGAAATCCTGGTTCGACGCAGTGCATCGCCACGCTTGAAAGCCGAAGTCCGCAAGCAATTTCTTCGTCGCCGTCGCAAATGCCTGGAACTCGTCGAAGAATTGTCGCTGCGAAGCCGCCGCGTCACACCATTGCTGCATCAACTCGAAAAAATCTCTGGCCGAATGACTTTCATTCGTGAGCGTTTGGCCGACCTCGGCAACGACGCGATGAGCCGCGACGAAGCTGCTGATCTGCGTCAAGAACTTCGCGAATTGATGTTGGTCACACAAGAAAGCCCAACCAGCTTGCACAACCGCATGGCCAAGGTTCGCCGCCACTTTGATCAATACGAAGCAACCAAACGCGAACTCAGTGCCGGCAACCTTCGCTTGGTGGTTTCGATCGCGAAAAAGTACCGCAACCGCGGTCTGTCGTTCTTGGATCTGATTCAAGAAGGCAACACCGGCTTGATGCGAGCGGTCGACAAATATGAATATCGTCGCGGTTTCAAGTTCAGCACTTACGCAACATGGTGGATTCGTCAGGCGATCACTCGTGCCATCGCTGACCAGGCTCGCACAATCCGAATCCCCGTGCACATGATCGACGTTCTCAGCAAACTTCGCCAAGCACAAAAGCGACTCACTCAAACACTCCGTCGCGAGCCAACCTACGAAGACATTGCCGAAGCGACCGATGTTCCGATCGAAGAAGTTCGCCGAGTGATGGACATCGGACGACACCCCGTCAGCCTGGACCGTCCCGTCGGCGAAGGCGAAGACAGCAGCTTTGGCGAATTTGTCCAAGATAGCGAAACGGACAACCCGGTCCGTATCGCCGCCAGTGGCATGTTGCGAAACAAGATTGACGAACTGCTGAAAACACTGACCTTCCGCGAACGCGAAATCATTCGCTTGCGTTACGGCTTGGTTGATGGATACAGCTACACGCTCGAAGAGTGCGGTCGAATCTTCAAGGTCACTCGCGAACGCGTTCGTCAAATCGAAGCCAAAGCGGTTGCGAAGATGCAGAGCCCATCACGTGCCGAGCGTTTGTCGTCTTACCTCAAACCCGCCGCTTAACACTTTCGGCGTGCTCACCCTGAACCGGGTGAATTGAAACACAGAGAGCCTTCGGGGAATCGTCTTACCCAGACGAATTCCCGAAGGCTTTTTTTGATTGAAACGGCCTGCTGACGTTTCAACCCAGACACCCACATTTCGCGAATTGTGATACAACTCTGCGACGACGCCCCCTCCCTGCAGCTCGGGACGATTGGACTGACCCCACGGCGAAATACGTGGCGTAATGTCGCGGAAACCGAAATCTGCAGGTGTTGGTATGGGTTTTTAGGACGACTAAGTTTTTAATATTGGCAGGTGATCTTCACTGATCACCGATGCCCGTGGCGATTGCCGCTTGGGTGTTGCCGCATTCGTGTTTGGATGCTGTTCAACTACGGAAATCTGAGGATAGAAATGGCGACTGGTACGCCGACGAACGGTCCGGATGACGCAGCCTTGTCATCGGACTCAGGCACAGAAGAGGTTCGGCTGGAACAGTTTCAATATGACGACGGCATTGTCCGTTTGTTTGCGACGGCCACGATTGTGTGGGGCATTGTCGCAACCCTGGTTGGTCTGATCGTCGCTGTGCTGCTGGTGCTTCCGTCGATCACGGGTGGATTGCCCTGGTTCTCGTTCGCGAGGCTGCGTCCTCTGCACACCAACGCCGCCATCTTCGCATTTGCCGGCAACGGAATTTTCGCCGCGGTCTACTACAGCACACAACGACTTTGCAAAGCCCGTATGTGGAGCGACGTCCTCAGTCGTCTGCACTTCTGGGGTTGGCAACTCATCATTGTCCTGGCAGCCATCACGCTTCCTCTGGGGATCACCCAAAGCCGCGAATATGCGGAACTGGAATGGCCGATCGATTTGTTGATCGCGGTCGTTTGGTTGTTCATTTTCGGTGGCAACTTTTTGATGACGTTGATCAAGCGACGCGAGCGACACATGTACGTCGCGTTGTGGTTCTACATTGCCACGATCGTGACCGTCGCGCTGTTGCACGTGTTCAACAACCTCGTCATTCCCGCTGGTTGGTTCAAAGGGTACAGCGTTTACGCGGGTGTCCAAGACGCATTCATGCAGTGGTGGTATGGCCACAACGCGGTTGCGTTTTTCTTGACGACGCCATTCCTGGGGCTGATGTACTACTTCCTGCCCAAGGCGGCTGAACGGCCGGTTTTCAGCTACAAACTCAGCATCATCCACTTCTGGTCGCTGGTCTTCATTTACATTTGGGCCGGTCCTCACCACCTGCACTACACCGCACTTCCCGAATGGGCCAGCACACTGGGCATGTTGTTCAGCCTGATGCTGTGGATGCCCAGCTGGGGTGGAATGATCAATGGTTTGCTGACCCTGCGTGGTGCATGGCACAAAGTCGCCGCTGATCCGGTGCTGAAGTTCTTTGTCGTCGGCGTAACATTCTACGGCATGAGCACCTTTGAAGGCCCCATGTTGTCGATCAAGTCGATCAACGCGTTCACTCACTACACCGATTGGACCATCGCACACGTTCACGCGGGTGCACTCGGTTGGAACGGATTCATGGTGTTCGGAATGCTGTACTGGCTGCTACCACGGTTGTTCCAAACCAAAATGTGGAGCGACAAACTGGTCAGCTTGCACTTCTGGACCGGGACCATCGGAATCCTGCTCTACATCATCCCGATCTACGCTGCTGGCCTGATGCAAGGCTGGATGTGGCGAGCGATGGATGACACCGGCCACTTGATGTACCCGGACTTCATTGAAACAACTCAATCCATCGTTCCACTGTGGTGGCTGCGAGTTGTAGGAGGCGTGCTGTACGTCAGCGGCATGCTGATGCTGGGTATCAACTCCATGATGACATGGATGGGACGCCCTGCTGAGTATGAAAACCCAGTTCATACCGCACCTCGCTTGACCAAAACCTACATCGATCACACACCGACTCCCACCAGTGCGATTGATGGTGCCCCAGTGCTGGAGCTCGGCAAAAAGGTCAGTATTTGGAGTCAAATGGGATGGCACCGTCGTTGGGAACGGTTGCCAGTTCGTTTCACTGTGTTCACCACAATCGCCGTCGTTGTCGCCACATTGTTTGAGGTGATTCCGACGTTCTTGATCCGGTCCAATGTGCCGACCATCGCGACCGTCAAACCATACACACCGTTGGAACTCGCCGGACGACACATCTTCGTCTCGGAAGGCTGTTACAACTGCCACTCACAAATGATTCGCCCAATCGTTTCGGAAACCAAACGCTACGGCGAGTACAGCAAGCCAGGCGAATTCATCTACGATCGTCCGTTCCAGTGGGGCAGCCGCCGCATCGGTCCTGACTTGGCTCGCGAAGGTGGCAAGCAAAGCAGCTTTTGGCATTGGACTCACTTCGAGAACCCAGAGAACGTTTCGCCGGGAAGTGTGATGCCCGCCTATGGGCATCTCCTGACCGAGGAAATGAACTACGACGCCATCGCCCCACACGTCAAAGTCGCGGCCTACTTGGGCGCGGAGTACACCGACGAAGAGCTGAACAACACGGCCGAAGTCGCTTACAAACAAGCTGAATACATCGCGGCGGACATTGTCGCGCAAGGTGGCCCCGCGAAGGCTTACGAAAAACAAGCGGTCGCGTTGATCGCCTATCTGCAACGCGTCGGCGTGGACTTGTTCGCGACGGAAGAACCGGCCGCGGAAGAATCCGCCGAACCAGCAGACGCGGACTCCGAATCGAGTGAAGAAACCGCTGAACCTGCGGTTGAAGAAGCGGCCCAGGCCGTAACGGGCGACGGACCAAACCAAGACACTTTCGTGGTGAACTAGCACTTCCGCGAAACGTCATTTGACTCCGAAGCCTTTCCAAATTTCCTTTGTGAGAACGTCATGATCCGAGATCTAGTCAGCGCTCTCGATTATTCATCGTTTGCCGAATTGGCACTCGCTCTGTTTGTCATCGCCTTTGCCACGATGACTTATGGAACACTCCGACTTTCCAAGAATGCAACTGATCGATTCGCATCGATTCCACTGAGTGACGAAGTGGAGGACCCACGACCATGAGCCAAGTGACAGAATACGACAACGCGCCCAAGACCGATCACGCATATGACGGGATCGAGGAGTTCGACAATCCGTTGCCGGGTTGGTGGAAGTGGTTGTTTGTTGCTTCGATCGTGTTCAGCCCGTTCTACTTCCTCTTCTATCACGGCGGTGCCGCTGGTCGTTCGGTGGAAGATCAGTACGGCATCGCTTTGGCGGAAAACACTCGTCTGCAATTCGCAGAAATCGGTGATTTAAATCCAGACGAAGCGACCCTGGCCAGCTACATGAACAAACCCAATTGGGTTCGTGTCGGTCAGTCTGTCTTCAAAGCCAACTGCATCTCTTGCCATGGGCGCGAAGGCGAAGGGCAGGTTGGTCCAAACCTGACCGATGAATACTACAAGAACGTGAAGAACATCGAAGACATCGCCAAGGTCATCATCAATGGTGCCGGTGGCGGAGCGATGCCGAAGTGGTCGGATCGGCTGCATCCGAACGAAATCGTTCTGGTTTCCGCGTATGTCGCAACGTTGCGTGGCCAGAACATTGAAAGCAACCGAGGTCCGGAAGGCAAAAACATTCCACCGTGGCCCGAACCTGTTGAAGACGAACCCGAAACCCCCGAAGAATAAGACCAAATCCAATGTCCACCCGAGCATCGTTGCCTCTGTTTTCGCCTTCGCCTTGCAAGGTGTGCTATGCGGCGGATCGCGATGGGACATCGAGTGGATCGGGAGCATCTCAAAACAATGAAGCGTTGCTCAAACCAGAAGATCACGTTTTGAGCACGCTGGAAGCCGATGGCAGCCGCCGTTGGCTTCGACCAAAGCTATCAATGGGCGAATGGTGGAAACGCCGGCGCGTCATCGCTTACATCTTGATGGTGGTTTTTGTAGCCATCCCGCATTTGCGGATCGGTGGAAAGCCTCTGATTTTGCTCGACATCGCCGCCCGTGAATTCACGGTGCTGGGCAAAACCTTTTATCCAACCGACACGTTG of the Rhodopirellula baltica SH 1 genome contains:
- a CDS encoding cbb3-type cytochrome c oxidase N-terminal domain-containing protein, which encodes MSQVTEYDNAPKTDHAYDGIEEFDNPLPGWWKWLFVASIVFSPFYFLFYHGGAAGRSVEDQYGIALAENTRLQFAEIGDLNPDEATLASYMNKPNWVRVGQSVFKANCISCHGREGEGQVGPNLTDEYYKNVKNIEDIAKVIINGAGGGAMPKWSDRLHPNEIVLVSAYVATLRGQNIESNRGPEGKNIPPWPEPVEDEPETPEE
- the ccoN gene encoding cytochrome-c oxidase, cbb3-type subunit I, which produces MIFTDHRCPWRLPLGCCRIRVWMLFNYGNLRIEMATGTPTNGPDDAALSSDSGTEEVRLEQFQYDDGIVRLFATATIVWGIVATLVGLIVAVLLVLPSITGGLPWFSFARLRPLHTNAAIFAFAGNGIFAAVYYSTQRLCKARMWSDVLSRLHFWGWQLIIVLAAITLPLGITQSREYAELEWPIDLLIAVVWLFIFGGNFLMTLIKRRERHMYVALWFYIATIVTVALLHVFNNLVIPAGWFKGYSVYAGVQDAFMQWWYGHNAVAFFLTTPFLGLMYYFLPKAAERPVFSYKLSIIHFWSLVFIYIWAGPHHLHYTALPEWASTLGMLFSLMLWMPSWGGMINGLLTLRGAWHKVAADPVLKFFVVGVTFYGMSTFEGPMLSIKSINAFTHYTDWTIAHVHAGALGWNGFMVFGMLYWLLPRLFQTKMWSDKLVSLHFWTGTIGILLYIIPIYAAGLMQGWMWRAMDDTGHLMYPDFIETTQSIVPLWWLRVVGGVLYVSGMLMLGINSMMTWMGRPAEYENPVHTAPRLTKTYIDHTPTPTSAIDGAPVLELGKKVSIWSQMGWHRRWERLPVRFTVFTTIAVVVATLFEVIPTFLIRSNVPTIATVKPYTPLELAGRHIFVSEGCYNCHSQMIRPIVSETKRYGEYSKPGEFIYDRPFQWGSRRIGPDLAREGGKQSSFWHWTHFENPENVSPGSVMPAYGHLLTEEMNYDAIAPHVKVAAYLGAEYTDEELNNTAEVAYKQAEYIAADIVAQGGPAKAYEKQAVALIAYLQRVGVDLFATEEPAAEESAEPADADSESSEETAEPAVEEAAQAVTGDGPNQDTFVVN
- a CDS encoding sigma-70 family RNA polymerase sigma factor, which codes for MQLMDQDLSQLIARGTKDGFLTYDEVNAYLPDEDVNPEKLNSLLLALENRGIQLIEASEKKARDAAARRPSPNVRGLRSVDMTADEESPEQILANEAASQSFSSADMPKASEDPIRMYLSQMAEIPLLSREEEIALAKKIEITRKQYRRSLLETDYALRATVDTLQKVHSGELPFDRTIKVSLTERLTKEQISQRMPHNLRTLNDLIAKNKADFEILVRRSASPRLKAEVRKQFLRRRRKCLELVEELSLRSRRVTPLLHQLEKISGRMTFIRERLADLGNDAMSRDEAADLRQELRELMLVTQESPTSLHNRMAKVRRHFDQYEATKRELSAGNLRLVVSIAKKYRNRGLSFLDLIQEGNTGLMRAVDKYEYRRGFKFSTYATWWIRQAITRAIADQARTIRIPVHMIDVLSKLRQAQKRLTQTLRREPTYEDIAEATDVPIEEVRRVMDIGRHPVSLDRPVGEGEDSSFGEFVQDSETDNPVRIAASGMLRNKIDELLKTLTFREREIIRLRYGLVDGYSYTLEECGRIFKVTRERVRQIEAKAVAKMQSPSRAERLSSYLKPAA